In Leishmania braziliensis MHOM/BR/75/M2904 complete genome, chromosome 31, one genomic interval encodes:
- a CDS encoding putative sodium stibogluconate resistance protein: protein MGASSHAGSRNILYLGSDQHRHLYASGCPWTPTQSALIPLILLRSIRLSVQETVSRTAQAQLRSPAQRLTYHYTGWNFDTGLVIVPGCNLYMLRKSLPGFVPGKSTLAHHITMTEQEEFHLPIGGAEGRLRDGSVAVPVPGHGNDAARGSRHNSRVPEGSAAAAKREARIKKCEEKLIMKRRNINTDLNLSDERTCVALCLEEACALVLPTCFFVCVLQKMSGEAENTESILPLRALGTGLYGPESSEWNLMSSILRKHLEE, encoded by the coding sequence ATGGGGGCCAGCTCCCACGCGGGTAGCCGGAACATTCTCTACCTTGGCAGCgatcagcaccgccacctgTATGCCTCTGGCTGCCCGTGGACACCTACGCAGTCGGCGCTGATTCCGCTGATCCTGCTTCGCAGTATTCGTCTGAGCGTTCAGGAGACTGTGAGCCGCACCGcgcaagcgcagctgcgctctcctgcgcagcgcctgacCTACCACTACACGGGGTGGAACTTCGACACTGGACTTGTGATCGTGCCTGGGTGCAATCTGTACATGCTGCGGAAGTCGCTGCCTGGCTTTGTGCCTGGGAAGAGCACTTTGGCGCACCACATCACCATGACAGAGCAGGAAGAGTTCCACCTGCCGATaggaggggcggagggccGCTTGCGGGACGGCAGTGTTGCTGTGCCGGTGCCGGGGCACGGCAATGACGCAGCACGCGGCTCCCGCCACAACTCCAGGGTACCGgagggcagtgctgctgcggcgaagcGGGAGGCGCGTATAAAGAAGTGTGAAGAGAAGCTCATCATGAAGCGGCGGAACATCAACACAGACCTCAACCTCAGCGACGAGCGCACGTGCGTCGCCCTCTGCTTGGAGGAGGCATGTGCCCTTGTCCTTCCCACGtgtttctttgtgtgtgtgctacaGAAGATGTCAGGGGAGGCGGAAAATACTGAGTCTATTTTACCTCTGCGGGCGCTGGGAACGGGACTCTACGGCCCCGAGTCGAGCGAGTGGAACTTAATGTCATCTATTTTACGCAAGCACTTGGAAGAGTAA